A section of the Carya illinoinensis cultivar Pawnee chromosome 12, C.illinoinensisPawnee_v1, whole genome shotgun sequence genome encodes:
- the LOC122289834 gene encoding haloacid dehalogenase-like hydrolase domain-containing protein Sgpp has product MTTPSCGEKSVDCKSSLAALAPLQAVLFDVDGTLCDSDPLHYHAFREMLQGIGFNGGVPITEEFYMENISGKHNDDIAVLLFPDDVQRGLKSTDDKEVIFRRLAEEQLKAVNGLYKVKKWIEDRGLKRAAVTNAPKPNAELMISKLGLSDFFDAVILGSDCDRAKPYPDPFLKALEVLHVTKDHTFVFEDSFSGIKAGVAAGMPVVGITTRSPEHTLIKARPALLVKDYDDPKLWAALEEIDKK; this is encoded by the exons ATGACAACCCCATCATGTGGTGAAAAGTCTGTGGACTG CAAAAGTTCTCTTGCTGCACTTGCCCCTCTTCAAGCAGTACTATTTGATGTGGATGGAACTTTATGTGATTCAGATCCACTCCATTACCATGCCTTCCGTGAAATGCTTCAAGGG ATTGGTTTTAATGGAGGAGTTCCAATTACAGAGGAATTCTACATGGAGAATATTTCTGGCAAGCATAATGATGATATTGCTGTGTTACTCTTCCCTGATGATGTTCAACGGGGCTTAAAGTCCACAGACGATAAGGAAGTCATTTTTCGGAG ATTGGCAGAAGAACAATTGAAAGCTGTGAATGGCCTTTATAAAGTGAAAAAATGGATTGAAGATCGAGGCTTGAAACGAGCAGCAGTTACCAATGCACCAAAACCAAATGCTGAACTCATGATATCAAAGCTCGGGCTGTCAGATTTTTTCGATGCTGTCATTCTCGGGAGTGATTGTGACCGTGCCAAGCCATATCCAGATCCCTTCTTGAAGGCCCTTGAAGTACTCCATGTAACAAAGGATCACACTTTTGTATTTGAG GACTCTTTTTCAGGAATTAAAGCAGGAGTGGCAGCTGGGATGCCGGTTGTTGGTATAACTACCAGAAGCCCTGAACACACTCTGATTAAAGCAAGGCCTGCCCTCCTTGTAAAGGATTATGATGACCCAAAATTGTGGGCAGCTTTAGAAGAGATCGATAAGAAATGA
- the LOC122290302 gene encoding transcription factor MAMYB produces the protein MEFLDEESRPRFLFQSRSTPSSLPNTQTDQKPSKPFLFATISFSSILLLVSVLFLQSEPYKSFLFWFSLSLFLGPFAPVSLTGGDVRVGEGPILELSPNQETETLEESNKRVPQRRQKPRRNEEFGVNSVASVENFGEFAREENEGGKTGGTEGGFRVEEEKEWTEEEIGVLRKQLIKHPVGKPGRWEAIAAAFRGRHKVESVIKMGKDLGERKTDDGDSYAQFLKKRKPVDKRAEGENGVLDSGLLENCDANKESGGGEAGVGWSAGEDIALLSALKAFPKDVAMRWEKIAAAVPGKSKAACMKRVAEIKRDFRSAKATA, from the coding sequence ATGGAGTTCTTGGACGAAGAGAGCAGGCCGAGGTTCCTCTTCCAATCTCGTTCAACCCCTTCTTCACTCCCCAATACTCAAACTGACCAAAAACCCAGTAAGCCATTCCTCTTCGCTACAATTTCCTTTTCTTCCATTCTCCTCCTCGTCTCAGTTCTTTTCCTCCAATCCGAACCCTACAAATCTTTCCTCTTCTggttctccctctccctcttcctcgGTCCCTTCGCCCCCGTTTCGCTCACGGGCGGTGACGTCCGCGTCGGTGAAGGTCCGATCCTCGAGCTGTCCCCCAATCAAGAAACTGAAACTTTGGAGGAAAGCAACAAGAGGGTACCCCAAAGGAGACAGAAACCACGTAGAAATGAAGAATTCGGCGTTAATTCGGTGGCGAGTGTCGAAAACTTTGGTGAGTTTGCGAGGGAAGAGAACGAGGGTGGCAAAACTGGAGGGACTGAAGGTGGTTTCCGTGTGGAGGAAGAGAAGGAGTGGACTGAGGAGGAGATTGGTGTATTGAGGAAGCAATTGATTAAGCATCCGGTGGGGAAGCCGGGGCGGTGGGAAGCAATAGCGGCGGCGTTCAGGGGGAGGCATAAGGTGGAGAGTGTGATAAAGATGGGGAAAGATCTGGGGGAGAGGAAAACGGATGATGGGGATTCGTATGCACAgtttttgaagaagaggaagccgGTTGATAAGCGAGCCGAGGGCGAGAATGGAGTGCTGGATAGCGGGCTGTTGGAGAATTGTGATGCTAATAAAGAGAGTGGTGGTGGGGAAGCTGGAGTGGGGTGGAGTGCCGGTGAAGATATTGCATTGCTTAGTGCATTGAAGGCTTTTCCAAAAGATGTGGCAATGAGGTGGGAGAAGATTGCGGCTGCTGTTCCCGGGAAGTCGAAGGCGGCTTGTATGAAGAGAGTTGCTGAGATAAAGAGGGATTTCCGGAGTGCGAAGGCTACTGCCTAA
- the LOC122290360 gene encoding expansin-like B1 gives MHYHLLSSLLLFLLFFSPAMALSLRYPLSLFATLLLVHTLAEAQTSSDPFIHSRAAYYPNSDKQGTDSGACGFGSFGATINGGDVSAASDLYRNGVGCGACYQVRCTNAAYCSDNGVTVVITDQGSSDRTDFVLSRRAFGRMAQTTDAAASLLALGVVDIEYRRVSCSYPNKNITIKIDENSNYPHYLGFVLWYQQGKKDITAVQLCETKNMVCKLLDRSHGAVWTTTSPPSGALSLRMLFTDEDGDDESWVVPINSIPQDWKAGETYDTGVQT, from the exons ATGCACTACCACCTTTTGTCTTCTTTGCTTTTATTCCTTTTGTTCTTTTCTCCCGCCATGGCTCTCTCTCTACGATATCCTCTGTCCCTTTTTGCAACTTTGCTTCTTGTGCATACTCTGGCAGAAGCTCAAACAAGCAGCGACCCCTTCATTCATTCTCGAGCAGCTTATTATCCTAATTCTGACAAACAAGGAACAGATA GTGGCGCATGTGGGTTTGGTTCCTTTGGAGCTACAATCAATGGTGGGGATGTGTCGGCTGCATCTGACCTCTACAGAAATGGCGTTGGCTGTGGGGCTTGCTACCAG GTGAGGTGCACCAACGCAGCATACTGCTCAGACAATGGAGTAACGGTGGTTATAACGGACCAGGGTTCAAGTGATCGGACTGACTTTGTTCTGAGCAGACGAGCCTTCGGTCGGATGGCTCAGACCACTGATGCAGCTGCTTCTCTGCTTGCTCTTGGTGTGGTGGATATTGAGTACAGACG TGTCTCATGCAGCTACCCGAAcaaaaacataacaataaagATAGATGAGAACAGCAACTACCCTCATTATTTGGGTTTTGTGCTATGGTATCAGCAAGGCAAGAAGGATATCACTGCTGTGCAGCTCTGTGAG ACTAAGAATATGGTGTGCAAGCTACTGGATCGTAGTCATGGAGCAGTATGGACGACAACCTCGCCTCCAAGTGGGGCATTGTCACTGCGAATGTTGTTCACCGACGAGGATGGAGATGATGAGTCTTGGGTCGTTCCAATTAATAGCATACCTCAAGACTGGAAAGCTGGAGAAACATACGACACCGGAGTCCAAACttaa
- the LOC122289851 gene encoding probable purine permease 11 isoform X1, which translates to MAVALELQGETLGDDREQSSHEGTSFTKLLLQLPRLKHYKWWLRVVTYILFLLAGQSAATLLGRLYYDEGGNSKWMATFVQSAGFPILVPLLFLFSPSIASTSTTSSDISSATATPPPLSKLALLYLAFGLLLAGDNMMYSYGLLYLPVSTYSLLCATQLAFNAFFSFFLNSQKFTPFIFNSLVLVTMSASLLAVNADSENTDAGVPKGKYVIGFLCTLGASATFSLYLSLVQLSFQKVIKRETFSAVLNMQIYPSLVATCVCVAGLFASGDWKVLGKEMKEYGKGRVSYLMTLIWTAVTWQISSVGMLGLIVEVSSLFSNVIGTLALPVVPILAVIFFHDKLNGVKVMALLLAIWGFLSYIYQHYLDDSKSQANKTGNGEPSEAVIEVC; encoded by the exons ATGGCGGTTGCACTCGAGCTGCAAGGAGAAACCCTAG GTGATGATCGAGAGCAAAGCTCACATGAGGGAACGTCTTTTACCAAACTGCTGCTACAACTTCCTAGGCTCAAACATTATAAGTGGTGGCTTCGTGTGGTCACCTATATTCTGTTTCTTCTTGCCGGCCAATCTGCAGCCACTCTCTTGGGAAGATTATACTATGATGAAGGTGGGAATAGCAAATGGATGGCAACATTTGTTCAATCAGCAGGCTTCCCAATTTTAGTTCCCCTCCTATTTTTGTTCTCACCATCCATAGCATCCACCTCAACCACTTCCTCAGACATTTCCTCTGCCACTGCCACACCACCACCTCTTTCGAAGCTCGCTTTACTCTACCTCGCCTTCGGCCTCCTATTGGCAGGTGATAACATGATGTATTCATATGGACTCTTATACCTCCCTGTCTCTACTTATTCACTTCTATGCGCAACCCAGTTGGCCTTTAATgctttcttctccttcttcctcaATTCACAAAAGTTCACACCTTTTATTTTCAACTCTCTAGTCCTTGTTACCATGTCAGCATCCCTTCTTGCAGTCAATGCTGACTCTGAAAACACTGATGCTGGAGTCCCTAAAGGAAAGTATGTAATTGGATTCCTTTGCACTCTCGGTGCATCTGCAACATTCTCATTATACCTCTCCCTAGTGCAGCTGTCTTTCCAGAAGGTAATAAAAAGGGAGACCTTCTCTGCTGTCCTGAATATGCAAATATACCCGTCGCTAGTCGCAACATGTGTGTGTGTCGCAGGACTTTTTGCAAGCGGAGACTGGAAAGTCTTGGGGAAAGAGATGAAGGAATATGGAAAAGGAAGGGTATCCTACTTGATGACTCTGATTTGGACGGCTGTGACATGGCAAATTTCTTCAGTGGGGATGTTGGGGTTGATCGTTGAGGTATCATCTCTCTTCTCCAATGTCATTGGTACATTGGCTTTGCCTGTTGTTCCCATTCTTGCAGTAATATTTTTCCACGACAAGTTGAATGGGGTGAAGGTGATGGCCCTGCTGTTAGCCATCTGGGGCTTTCTTTCTTACATCTATCAACATTACCTCGATGACTCTAAATCCCAGGCAAATAAAACCGGCAATGGTGAGCCTTCCGAGGCTGTCATAGAGGTCTGTTAA
- the LOC122290359 gene encoding pentatricopeptide repeat-containing protein At3g29230-like — protein sequence MAVGFEPSKVRGRLSSLSIDKLLKSKKNFPRTPPRLWLDGQDDPIETDNQGLPILKLSHPILHALESCTNIRQFKHVHTQLVVSGLFQHSLAASRVVKKLCSASVMFPHAVYVFDCLEEPDAFICNTIMRSYVNINDPFGALRFYHERMVGKWIMPNHYTFPLLLKVCVEIGSVIEGKKTHAQVVKLGIEFDLFVRNSLIRMYSVCGRIGDARMMFDTGPELDLVSWNTMIDGYVKNGEVGVARELFDEMYERDIFSWNSMITGYVGTGDMEAAKGLFERMTYRDVVSWNCMIDGYARIGNVLVAREFFYQMPLRNVVSWNTMLALYVRYKHYGECLTLFDRMIDGGDVRPNEATLMSVLTACANLGRLDRGSWVHSYLKLNRIKSDVLLSTALLTTYAKCGAVGLARDVFDEMPNRTVVSWNSMIMGYGMNGNAEKALEMFMHMQKSGPTPNDATFICVLSACTHAGMVFEGWWCFDLMSRVYKIEPKVEHYGCMVDLLARAGLMKDSEELISNLPMESGPVLRGALLSACSTHSNSELGEIVAKRLIELEPGDLGPYVLLSNIYAAEGRWGDVEHVRKMMKENGLQKEFGSSQVHLHEFKFESFAEQGSVHRRNMLYSMLSEMGAHVKLSCTDSNMM from the coding sequence ATGGCCGTTGGGTTCGAACCCTCCAAAGTTAGAGGCCGCCTATCCTCACTCTCCATTGACAAGTTGCTCAAATCCAAGAAAAACTTCCCAAGAACCCCACCAAGGCTCTGGCTCGATGGCCAAGACGATCCTATTGAGACAGACAATCAAGGCCTCCCCATCTTGAAGCTAAGCCATCCCATCTTGCACGCCTTGGAATCATGCACTAACATTAGGCAGTTCAAGCATGTCCACACCCAGCTTGTTGTCTCTGGTCTCTTTCAGCACTCTCTGGCGGCTAGCCGAGTCGTAAAGAAGCTTTGCTCGGCTTCGGTTATGTTTCCACATGCTGTTTACGTATTCGATTGCCTCGAGGAACCCGATGCTTTTATTTGCAATACTATCATGAGAAGCTACGTAAATATCAATGACCCATTTGGTGCTTTAAGGTTTTACCATGAGAGGATGGTTGGGAAGTGGATCATGCCGAATCATTATACTTTTCCGCTTTTGCTGAAGGTGTGTGTGGAAATTGGGTCGGTGATAGAAGGGAAAAAGACTCATGCCCAGGTGGTGAAACTcgggattgaatttgatttaTTTGTGCGGAACTCATTGATTCGTATGTACTCAGTTTGTGGAAGGATAGGGGACGCTCGGATGATGTTTGATACGGGGCCTGAATTAGATTTGGTGAGTTGGAATACGATGATAGATGGGTATGTGAAGAATGGAGAGGTTGGTGTTGCACGTGAACTTTTTGACGAGATGTATGAGAGAGATATTTTTAGTTGGAATTCTATGATTACTGGTTATGTGGGCACTGGGGATATGGAGGCGGCAAAAGGGTTGTTTGAGAGAATGACTTACAGAGATGTTGTATCGTGGAATTGTATGATTGATGGGTATGCAAGGATTGGAAATGTTTTGGTGGCTCGGGAGTTTTTTTATCAGATGCCTTTGCGAAATGTGGTTTCTTGGAATACCATGTTGGCTCTTTATGTGCGGTATAAGCATTACGGTGAATGTTTAACATTGTTTGATAGGATGattgatggaggagatgttAGACCAAATGAGGCTACTCTTATGAGTGTCCTGACTGCGTGTGCAAACTTGGGAAGGCTTGATCGAGGCAGTTGGGTtcattcttatttaaaacttaaTAGGATTAAATCTGATGTGTTACTTTCAACAGCTCTTCTGACAACGTATGCAAAATGCGGGGCTGTGGGCTTGGCTAGGGATGTTTTTGACGAGATGCCCAACAGAACTGTTGTGTCATGGAATTCTATGATCATGGGATATGGTATGAATGGGAATGCAGAAAAAGCTTTagaaatgttcatgcatatGCAGAAAAGTGGGCCAACGCCAAATGATGCTACATTCATCTGTGTCTTATCAGCATGTACCCATGCAGGAATGGTTTTTGAGGGTTGGTGGTGCTTTGATCTAATGAGTCGAGTTTACAAAATTGAACCAAAGGTGGAGCACTATGGTTGTATGGTTGATCTCCTTGCTCGGGCTGGTTTGATGAAAGATTCAGAGGAGCTTATAAGTAACTTGCCAATGGAGTCAGGACCTGTCTTAAGGGGAGCTCTACTGTCTGCTTGTAGTACACATTCTAATTCAGAGCTTGGAGAGATTGTGGCAAAAAGGTTAATTGAGTTGGAACCTGGGGATCTTGGGCCCTATGTGTTGTTATCAAATATATACGCTGCAGAAGGGAGATGGGGTGACGTCGAGCATGTGAGAAAGATGATGAAGGAAAATGGATTACAAAAAGAATTTGGTTCTAGCCAGGTTCACCTTCACGAGTTTAAATTTGAATCTTTTGCAGAACAAGGTTCAGTCCATAGGAGAAACATGTTGTACTCAATGTTGAGTGAAATGGGAGCTCATGTGAAACTGTCTTGTACAGATTCTAATATGATGTGA
- the LOC122289833 gene encoding phragmoplastin DRP1E-like gives MGGTMESLISLVNRIQRACTVLGDYAAADTALPTLWESLPSVIVVGGQSSGKSSVLESIVGRDFLPRGSGIVTRRPLVLQLQKTDLGLQDYAEFLHMPNKRFTDFSMVRKEIQDETDRLTGKSKQISPVPIHLSIYSQNVVNLTLIDLPGLTKVAVEGQPESVVRDIENMVRSYVEKPNCIILAITPANQDIATSDAIKLAREVDPTGERTFGVLTKLDLMDKGTNALEVLEGRAYRLQHPWVGIVNRSQSDINKNVDMIAARWREHEFFARSTDYAHLSSKMGSEYLAKILSEYLESVIKARIPGISSLINRSIDELEAELNHLGRPVAIDAGAQLYAILELCRIFDRIFKEHLDGGRSGGDRIYGVFEHQLPAALQKLPFDHHLSLKNLRKMVSEADGYQPHLIAPEQAYRRLIESALNYFRGPAEASVDAVHVILKEIVRRSIGETQELKQFPTLQAEIAGAAVEALERFREDSKKTTLRLVEMESSYMTVDFFRKLPQEVEKGGNPAASSAERYTEGHFRRIGSNVSSYVQMVSETLKNTIPKAVVHCQVREAKRSLLDHFYTQLGKKEGKQLAELLDEEPALMERRQQCAKRLELYKSARDEIDRVAWSR, from the exons ATGGGCGGCACTATGGAGAGCTTGATTTCTCTTGTGAACCGGATTCAGAGAGCGTGTACTGTCCTCGGTGACTATGCTGCTGCTGACACTGCTCTGCCTACTCTCTGGGAATCCCTTCCTTCTGTCATCGTCGTCGGTGGTCAG AGTTCGGGAAAGTCGTCGGTGTTGGAGAGCATTGTCGGGCGTGATTTTCTTCCAAGGGGATCAg GGATTGTGACGAGGAGGCCTTTAGTGTTGCAGCTGCAGAAAACGGACCTGGGTCTACAAGACTACGCAGAGTTCCTTCACATGCCAAACAAACGATTTACTGATTTTT CTATGGTTCGAAAGGAAATTCAGGATGAGACCGATAGATTGACTGGGAAGTCGAAACAGATTTCTCCTGTTCCTATTCATCTCAGTATCTACTCCCAAAATG TTGTCAACTTAACATTGATAGATTTGCCCGGTTTAACAAAGGTTGCTGTAG AGGGACAGCCAGAGAGTGTTGTTCGGGATATTGAAAACATGGTTCGCTCATATGTTGAGAAG CCAAATTGCATTATTCTGGCCATAACTCCAGCCAATCAAGATATAGCAACCTCTGATGCCATCAAGCTTGCAAGGGAAGTTGATCCAACAG gtGAAAGGACATTTGGTGTGTTGACAAAGCTTGATTTGATGGATAAAGGAACAAATGCTTTGGAA GTTCTTGAAGGAAGAGCTTATCGGCTTCAACACCCTTGGGTTGGAATTGTAAACCGTTCACAGTctgatataaataaaaatgttgacATGATTGCTGCCCGGTGGAGGGAGCATGAGTTCTTTGCCAGGAGTACTGATTATGCACACTTATCCAGCAAAATGGGCTCTGAATATCTTGCAAAAATTCTTTCAGAG TATTTAGAATCTGTAATTAAAGCTCGCATACCAGGCATCTCATCGTTGATTAACAGAAGCATTGATGAACTTGAAGCAGAGTTAAACCATCTTGGTAGGCCAGTTGCCATTGATGCTGGG GCCCAGTTGTATGCTATCCTAGAGTTATGCCGTATATTTGATCGAATATTCAAGGAGCATTTAGACGGAGG GCGATCAGGTGGTGATCGGATTTATGGAGTTTTTGAACACCAGCTACCTGCTGCTTTGCAGAAGCTTCCATTTGACCACCACCTTTCACtgaaaaatttaaggaaaatggtTTCAGAAGCAGATGGGTACCAGCCTCATCTTATTGCACCTGAGCAAGCGTATCGACGCCTCATTGAGAGTGCACTTAATTACTTCAGAGGCCCAGCAGAAGCTTCTGTAGATGCC GTTCACGTCATATTGAAGGAAATTGTTAGAAGGTCAATTGGAGAAACCCAG GAGTTGAAACAGTTTCCAACCCTTCAAGCTGAAATAGCAGGAGCTGCCGTTGAAGCATTGGAGAGATTCAGGGAAGATAGTAAGAAGACAACTTTGCGATTAGTGGAAATGGAATCTTCATACATGACTGTGGATTTCTTCAGGAAACTTCCGCAGGAAGTGGAGAAGGGAGGAAACCCTGCTGCCTCCTCTGCAGAACGATATACTGAAGGCCACTTCCGCAGGATAGGATCAAATGTTTCCTCTTATGTTCAGATGGTGTCAGAGACACTGAAGAATACCATTCCAAAGGCTGTGGTTCATTGTCAAGTGAGGGAAGCCAAGCGGTCTTTACTCGATCATTTTTATACTCAACTGGGCAAAAAGGAG GGCAAGCAACTCGCAGAACTGTTAGACGAAGAACCTGCATTGATGGAAAGGAGGCAGCAATGTGCGAAGAGGCTCGAGTTATACAAATCTGCAAGGGATGAGATTGATAGAGTAGCCTGGTCCAGATGA
- the LOC122289851 gene encoding probable purine permease 11 isoform X2: MAVALELQGETLGDDREQSSHEGTSFTKLLLQLPRLKHYKWWLRVVTYILFLLAGQSAATLLGRLYYDEGGNSKWMATFVQSAGFPILVPLLFLFSPSIASTSTTSSDISSATATPPPLSKLALLYLAFGLLLAVNADSENTDAGVPKGKYVIGFLCTLGASATFSLYLSLVQLSFQKVIKRETFSAVLNMQIYPSLVATCVCVAGLFASGDWKVLGKEMKEYGKGRVSYLMTLIWTAVTWQISSVGMLGLIVEVSSLFSNVIGTLALPVVPILAVIFFHDKLNGVKVMALLLAIWGFLSYIYQHYLDDSKSQANKTGNGEPSEAVIEVC; encoded by the exons ATGGCGGTTGCACTCGAGCTGCAAGGAGAAACCCTAG GTGATGATCGAGAGCAAAGCTCACATGAGGGAACGTCTTTTACCAAACTGCTGCTACAACTTCCTAGGCTCAAACATTATAAGTGGTGGCTTCGTGTGGTCACCTATATTCTGTTTCTTCTTGCCGGCCAATCTGCAGCCACTCTCTTGGGAAGATTATACTATGATGAAGGTGGGAATAGCAAATGGATGGCAACATTTGTTCAATCAGCAGGCTTCCCAATTTTAGTTCCCCTCCTATTTTTGTTCTCACCATCCATAGCATCCACCTCAACCACTTCCTCAGACATTTCCTCTGCCACTGCCACACCACCACCTCTTTCGAAGCTCGCTTTACTCTACCTCGCCTTCGGCCTCCTATTGGCAG TCAATGCTGACTCTGAAAACACTGATGCTGGAGTCCCTAAAGGAAAGTATGTAATTGGATTCCTTTGCACTCTCGGTGCATCTGCAACATTCTCATTATACCTCTCCCTAGTGCAGCTGTCTTTCCAGAAGGTAATAAAAAGGGAGACCTTCTCTGCTGTCCTGAATATGCAAATATACCCGTCGCTAGTCGCAACATGTGTGTGTGTCGCAGGACTTTTTGCAAGCGGAGACTGGAAAGTCTTGGGGAAAGAGATGAAGGAATATGGAAAAGGAAGGGTATCCTACTTGATGACTCTGATTTGGACGGCTGTGACATGGCAAATTTCTTCAGTGGGGATGTTGGGGTTGATCGTTGAGGTATCATCTCTCTTCTCCAATGTCATTGGTACATTGGCTTTGCCTGTTGTTCCCATTCTTGCAGTAATATTTTTCCACGACAAGTTGAATGGGGTGAAGGTGATGGCCCTGCTGTTAGCCATCTGGGGCTTTCTTTCTTACATCTATCAACATTACCTCGATGACTCTAAATCCCAGGCAAATAAAACCGGCAATGGTGAGCCTTCCGAGGCTGTCATAGAGGTCTGTTAA